The Petrocella atlantisensis genome has a window encoding:
- a CDS encoding tRNA threonylcarbamoyladenosine dehydratase translates to MLHAFSRTEMVIGTEGLEKLKQSKVVILGIGGVGSYVAEGLARSGVGHFILCDDDEVCLTNINRQIQATRQTVGMSKVAVMKARILSINPKAIVETHPYLYNKDSADKIIPKDVDYVVDAIDMVSAKIDLAIRCQEYNIPLIASMGTGNKLNPTMLEVSDIYKTSVCPLAKVMRKELRKRGVKKLKVVYSKEIPIKTVDIGSDCSTDCICPNKDRTCDQRRSIPGSVSFVPSVAGMIIASEVVKDLIK, encoded by the coding sequence ATGTTGCATGCATTTTCAAGAACCGAAATGGTCATTGGTACAGAAGGATTAGAAAAACTAAAGCAAAGTAAAGTGGTTATATTGGGCATAGGCGGTGTTGGTTCTTATGTTGCTGAAGGTCTTGCACGGTCTGGGGTTGGGCATTTTATTCTTTGCGATGATGATGAGGTATGTTTGACAAACATCAACCGTCAAATACAAGCCACAAGGCAAACAGTTGGGATGTCAAAGGTGGCCGTTATGAAGGCTAGGATCCTATCTATTAATCCAAAGGCGATTGTAGAAACCCATCCGTATTTATATAACAAAGATTCGGCAGATAAGATCATACCAAAAGATGTGGATTATGTGGTGGATGCCATAGACATGGTAAGCGCTAAAATTGATCTGGCTATACGCTGTCAAGAATATAATATACCTTTGATAGCCTCAATGGGAACGGGCAATAAATTGAACCCGACGATGTTAGAAGTATCGGATATCTATAAGACCAGTGTCTGTCCCCTTGCCAAGGTCATGAGAAAAGAGTTGCGCAAAAGAGGTGTCAAAAAACTTAAAGTTGTTTATTCCAAAGAAATACCCATAAAAACGGTAGATATCGGTAGTGATTGTTCGACAGACTGTATTTGTCCAAACAAAGATCGGACCTGTGATCAGAGGCGGTCGATTCCCGGAAGTGTTTCTTTTGTCCCATCAGTCGCCGGAATGATTATAGCATCTGAAGTTGTAAAAGATCTAATAAAATAA
- a CDS encoding HD domain-containing phosphohydrolase translates to MYKTMKHVIILMSIAAIIAIGMGITIINNQAWDALVDEYIADKSRQVEYFVSEQEQSLLDVIETNAVWTDLQIALDEEDDLWMEENATQYITESETMNIDLIFISNEDQSYIRSYGTDLKDVVKNSSAFKLTLEENTQNDLLVWHEGYIVLIKLVPITDNERENPEGVYGVGRTLDQTQITKMKSAIGENTIAKIDVAKSPSYQNQVSENYSIISWSKLLRYGNQNIYFNIDANVPIYQSLFVNQRKHIFIIVILLVAFVIVAELKIFRKIAKNLEVTIESVQKISNGDYKSKLKIHESKYLPEITLLSESINRLSSEIENNMEKIDNKYIQMIEIIANAMEINDSYTHQHNNLVADHALSLAKAIGFEDTDAVEVAGKLHDIGKIAIPYHILNKPGRLTNEEYEIIKKHPEEGYKIIKDTDFNQKIKDGIRYHHEWYDGTGYPLQLKGDAIPLIAQIIAIADVFDALTSDRPYRDGMSKKAAIEILIKGRGTQFNPELVQVFITLVLIM, encoded by the coding sequence ATGTATAAAACGATGAAACATGTCATCATACTGATGAGCATAGCTGCTATTATTGCCATTGGTATGGGTATTACAATTATTAATAACCAAGCATGGGATGCTTTGGTGGATGAGTATATTGCAGATAAATCGAGGCAGGTTGAGTATTTTGTATCAGAACAAGAACAAAGTTTGTTGGATGTAATCGAGACCAATGCCGTATGGACTGATTTACAAATTGCACTTGATGAGGAAGATGATTTGTGGATGGAGGAAAATGCTACTCAATATATAACGGAAAGCGAAACGATGAACATTGATCTAATTTTTATTAGTAATGAAGATCAAAGTTATATAAGAAGCTACGGAACAGATCTAAAGGATGTAGTTAAAAATTCATCTGCTTTCAAATTAACTCTAGAAGAAAACACTCAAAATGATTTGTTGGTATGGCATGAAGGATATATTGTTTTGATTAAATTAGTACCCATCACGGATAATGAACGAGAAAATCCGGAGGGTGTCTATGGTGTGGGTCGTACTTTAGATCAGACCCAAATCACAAAGATGAAATCAGCGATCGGAGAAAATACGATAGCTAAGATTGACGTTGCTAAGTCACCAAGTTATCAAAATCAAGTTAGTGAAAATTATAGCATCATATCTTGGAGTAAGCTTTTGAGATATGGCAATCAAAATATATATTTTAACATCGATGCGAATGTTCCCATTTATCAATCCTTATTTGTGAATCAAAGAAAGCATATTTTTATTATAGTTATACTATTAGTTGCATTTGTTATTGTGGCAGAGCTTAAAATATTTAGGAAAATAGCAAAAAACCTGGAAGTCACAATTGAAAGCGTCCAAAAGATCTCTAATGGCGACTATAAAAGCAAATTAAAAATTCATGAAAGTAAGTATCTACCTGAGATTACTTTACTATCAGAATCCATTAATAGGTTGTCTTCTGAAATTGAAAATAATATGGAGAAAATTGATAATAAATACATTCAAATGATAGAGATTATCGCCAATGCTATGGAGATTAACGATTCATATACGCACCAACATAATAACTTGGTTGCCGATCATGCACTTTCTCTAGCCAAAGCGATTGGTTTCGAAGACACGGATGCAGTAGAAGTCGCAGGAAAGCTTCATGATATTGGTAAAATAGCTATACCTTATCATATACTAAACAAACCGGGCCGTTTAACAAATGAAGAATATGAGATTATTAAAAAACATCCTGAAGAAGGTTATAAGATTATAAAAGATACAGATTTTAATCAAAAGATTAAAGATGGTATACGTTATCATCATGAATGGTATGATGGAACAGGTTATCCATTGCAATTAAAAGGCGATGCCATACCTCTAATTGCTCAAATTATTGCGATAGCAGATGTATTTGACGCCTTAACCTCCGACCGACCTTATCGAGACGGTATGAGCAAAAAAGCGGCTATAGAGATACTTATAAAAGGTCGTGGGACTCAATTTAACCCAGAGCTTGTTCAGGTATTTATTACACTCGTATTAATCATGTGA
- a CDS encoding peptide ABC transporter substrate-binding protein, translated as MKKLLSLLLVLALSVSLLAACGKTEEPSTTTETPETTETPEATETGAEKILNWNVGADPKTIDPTLNGASDGGDVINQTFEALVREKSGEIFPGIAESWEVSEDGLTVTFKLRESNWSDGSPLTAHDFVYSWKRGMDPATASEYSWIWEYTNVVGAMDVVNGEGSLDDVGVTAVDDYTLEVKLNNPTDYIVSLLSFYHFMPVKQSSVEAAADGAWAKDPALAVSNGPFVLTSYKIGEGLTLVKNPEYWNAEAVMLDGIKGVFIDEEATSYQAYQNGELHFIPTVPTAETPRLIAEDPNFYVFPLLGTYYYNYNLNLDMWKDVRVRQAFALAIDREMIVETLAAGQVPAAGFVPPGFLDADGNDFFETAGSYGVPTDGSKVAEAQALLAEAGYPDGEGFPEFTILYNTGEGHQVVAELIQEMFKTNLGVETKLENQEWAVFQDTRKVGDFELSRGGWLTDFMDPMGLLSIFTTGNAYNDPKYSNAEYDALLSQAAVTRGKEHFDVLYEAQEMFVADMPVIPIYHYTDVMLVSEKLQGWDRSVLGTVDFSGATLVE; from the coding sequence ATGAAAAAATTATTATCATTACTACTTGTACTTGCATTATCTGTTTCATTGTTAGCTGCATGTGGAAAAACAGAAGAACCTAGCACAACAACTGAGACTCCAGAAACAACAGAAACTCCAGAAGCAACAGAAACAGGAGCTGAAAAAATCCTTAATTGGAACGTTGGTGCAGATCCAAAAACCATCGACCCAACTTTGAATGGGGCGAGTGATGGCGGAGACGTTATCAACCAAACTTTTGAAGCTCTCGTTAGAGAAAAAAGCGGTGAAATATTCCCAGGTATCGCAGAATCATGGGAAGTATCAGAAGATGGTTTAACTGTAACCTTCAAATTAAGAGAATCTAACTGGTCTGATGGATCACCACTTACAGCTCATGACTTTGTATACTCATGGAAACGTGGTATGGACCCAGCAACAGCATCTGAGTACTCATGGATTTGGGAGTATACCAATGTTGTAGGTGCTATGGACGTTGTTAACGGTGAAGGCTCATTAGATGACGTAGGCGTTACAGCGGTTGATGACTATACCCTTGAAGTAAAGCTTAATAACCCAACTGACTATATCGTAAGTTTATTATCTTTCTACCACTTTATGCCAGTTAAGCAATCATCTGTTGAAGCTGCAGCTGATGGCGCATGGGCAAAAGATCCTGCGCTTGCAGTATCAAACGGACCATTTGTTTTAACATCATACAAAATTGGTGAAGGTTTAACCTTAGTTAAGAACCCAGAATACTGGAATGCTGAAGCAGTTATGCTTGACGGTATTAAAGGTGTCTTCATTGATGAAGAAGCAACTTCTTACCAAGCGTATCAAAATGGTGAGTTACATTTCATTCCTACAGTACCAACAGCAGAGACTCCACGTCTAATCGCTGAAGATCCAAACTTCTATGTGTTCCCATTACTTGGAACTTACTACTATAACTATAACTTGAATCTAGATATGTGGAAAGACGTACGTGTTAGACAAGCATTCGCATTAGCAATTGATAGAGAAATGATTGTTGAAACATTAGCAGCAGGTCAAGTACCAGCAGCTGGTTTTGTACCACCAGGATTCTTAGATGCTGACGGTAATGACTTCTTTGAGACTGCCGGTTCTTATGGCGTTCCAACAGATGGTAGTAAAGTAGCAGAAGCACAAGCACTACTTGCTGAAGCGGGCTATCCAGATGGAGAAGGCTTCCCAGAATTTACAATTCTTTACAACACAGGTGAAGGTCACCAAGTTGTTGCAGAGTTGATTCAAGAGATGTTCAAAACCAATCTTGGTGTTGAAACAAAGCTTGAAAATCAAGAGTGGGCTGTATTCCAAGACACACGTAAAGTTGGCGACTTTGAACTTTCACGTGGTGGTTGGTTAACAGACTTTATGGATCCAATGGGACTTTTAAGTATTTTCACAACCGGAAACGCTTATAATGATCCTAAGTACAGCAACGCTGAATATGATGCATTACTTTCACAAGCTGCTGTAACAAGAGGTAAAGAGCATTTTGATGTACTTTATGAAGCACAAGAAATGTTTGTAGCTGATATGCCTGTAATTCCTATCTACCACTACACAGATGTTATGTTAGTGTCAGAGAAATTACAAGGATGGGATCGTTCTGTACTTGGTACAGTCGATTTCAGTGGTGCTACATTAGTAGAGTAA
- a CDS encoding IS1 family transposase encodes METFEQLNRHALLELIEKLPYPDFKHAVQLFAQMEKLDFHQELNLITTFHFQSRMEKLGINNTCPSCGSSHHTIHAIRNEIKRYRCKDCSKTYTLFSGTVIEKTKWHWDIWVRFLELTIHGHSLNDIQSILESEFGCNNINHKTVFLWRHKLIYVLAQMSKIRLSNYVYMDGITIRESQKGSRSLINYKNLKLERKPRTGRLSIKKEATDVAFTTIATAVDSTGHCICNVIGMGKNKPEDIFNALKHYLEDDGHTPLEFSSKKIEEPQNTKTVPCEKAILTLDYFKELNVSGMSSSDMSLKLHADIQKFICQDMANVSTKYLEDYLGFFTYMRNWRIDHGRCPFSRKDIESIFIEIIKSRINYSKKRSFASL; translated from the coding sequence ATGGAAACCTTTGAACAACTTAATCGGCATGCACTCCTTGAACTCATTGAGAAACTTCCTTATCCGGATTTCAAACATGCTGTTCAGCTTTTTGCCCAAATGGAAAAATTAGATTTCCATCAAGAACTGAACCTTATAACCACCTTTCATTTTCAAAGTAGAATGGAAAAACTCGGCATTAACAATACATGTCCGTCTTGCGGGTCAAGCCATCATACCATTCATGCCATTCGTAATGAAATCAAGAGATATCGTTGTAAAGACTGCAGTAAAACTTATACCCTCTTTAGTGGTACAGTGATTGAAAAAACAAAGTGGCACTGGGATATCTGGGTAAGGTTCCTTGAGCTCACCATACACGGCCATTCCTTAAATGATATTCAGTCCATACTTGAAAGTGAATTTGGCTGTAATAATATCAATCATAAAACCGTATTTTTATGGCGTCATAAACTGATTTATGTACTTGCTCAAATGTCAAAAATTAGATTATCCAACTATGTCTATATGGATGGCATCACCATTCGTGAATCACAAAAAGGGTCTCGTTCTTTAATCAATTATAAGAATTTGAAACTAGAAAGAAAACCAAGGACCGGCCGGCTTTCAATAAAAAAAGAAGCTACAGATGTTGCTTTTACAACCATTGCAACCGCTGTTGATAGCACAGGACATTGTATATGTAATGTTATCGGCATGGGTAAAAATAAACCTGAAGATATTTTCAATGCATTGAAGCACTATTTAGAAGATGATGGTCACACGCCTTTGGAATTTTCTAGTAAAAAAATTGAGGAGCCACAGAATACTAAGACTGTACCCTGTGAAAAAGCCATATTAACCTTAGATTATTTTAAGGAACTTAATGTGAGTGGTATGTCGTCTTCGGATATGTCTCTTAAGCTTCACGCTGACATTCAAAAATTTATATGTCAGGATATGGCCAATGTTTCAACTAAATATTTGGAGGATTATCTCGGATTTTTTACCTATATGCGAAACTGGCGTATTGATCATGGACGATGTCCATTTTCCAGAAAAGATATTGAAAGTATCTTTATTGAAATTATTAAGTCCAGAATCAATTATTCCAAGAAAAGAAGCTTTGCTTCGTTATGA
- a CDS encoding sulfurtransferase → MKNKKVIISLVVVLVVAVGAFMGWKMMFGVQKVAVDSSEQGQKIEQYANPDAFITPFQLKELMEDGGDVVVLGALDPKAADAQIAGSFTFWRGDYSAEESDYPYGGMSADVEKMEAFLSSKGVKEDTILVTYASNSHHDAARLWFQLKSLGHEDVRYLDGGLNAWAGAGYPTGGSNPTVEPSNYKAPNPNTELLATLDDVIAALDDASVEILDTRDASEESGEETKSGAFGPGKIEGAVFIPWETAVAEDTTLKTIDELKEIYGGLEGKNVIAYCQSGVRSAHSLLVLSQALGYENVLNYDGSWIEYSYEVYEKGNELARIENGAE, encoded by the coding sequence GTGAAGAATAAAAAAGTAATCATTTCATTGGTCGTTGTATTAGTTGTAGCAGTTGGCGCATTTATGGGCTGGAAAATGATGTTCGGTGTTCAAAAAGTGGCAGTAGACTCATCCGAGCAAGGTCAAAAGATTGAACAATATGCTAATCCGGATGCATTTATTACACCATTTCAATTAAAAGAACTTATGGAAGATGGTGGCGATGTAGTTGTACTTGGTGCGCTTGATCCAAAAGCGGCAGATGCTCAAATAGCAGGATCATTCACTTTCTGGAGAGGTGATTATTCAGCTGAAGAAAGCGATTATCCATACGGTGGTATGAGTGCAGATGTTGAGAAAATGGAAGCGTTTTTGTCATCTAAAGGTGTAAAAGAAGATACTATACTTGTAACGTATGCTTCAAACAGTCATCATGATGCAGCAAGACTTTGGTTCCAACTAAAAAGCTTAGGACATGAAGATGTTAGATACTTAGATGGTGGCCTGAATGCATGGGCAGGTGCTGGTTATCCTACAGGTGGAAGCAACCCTACAGTAGAACCATCAAATTATAAAGCACCAAATCCAAACACAGAGTTATTAGCAACACTTGATGATGTTATTGCGGCTCTTGATGATGCTTCAGTTGAGATTCTTGATACAAGAGATGCATCAGAGGAAAGCGGTGAAGAAACAAAAAGTGGCGCATTTGGCCCGGGCAAAATTGAAGGCGCAGTATTTATTCCTTGGGAAACAGCTGTTGCAGAAGATACAACTTTAAAAACAATTGATGAGCTTAAAGAAATATATGGTGGGCTTGAAGGGAAAAATGTAATAGCCTATTGCCAATCCGGTGTAAGAAGTGCGCATAGCTTGTTAGTACTTAGCCAAGCTTTAGGTTATGAGAATGTTTTGAACTATGATGGTTCATGGATTGAATATAGCTACGAAGTCTATGAAAAAGGTAATGAGCTAGCAAGAATTGAAAATGGTGCAGAATAA